From Melospiza georgiana isolate bMelGeo1 chromosome 33, bMelGeo1.pri, whole genome shotgun sequence, the proteins below share one genomic window:
- the LOC131095321 gene encoding mothers against decapentaplegic homolog 6-like, producing the protein MFRSRRAGLVRRLWRQRCAAASPEDGPAALKPAVHALFKKLKDEELELLVQVVESRGAWESGCVLAPRGDPRGVKQGLPPQVLLCRLFRWPDLHQSHELKHLCYCAGGQGACGDLAGLCCNPHHFSRLAVPETPPPPYLKASCGPSWPEEPQLMEFSYDGGDWCDTSLSWSTITDGCWCKLAYWEYRTRVGRLYAVHEASVNVFCELPRGSGFCLAQLPAAYRSCAVRRARGKIGRGLQLSQEPGGVWAYNRSEHPIFVSSPTLSPPGLPVLKVLPGYSAKVFDYERAGGTGGWQLPGEGPWDPHSIRISFAKGWGPCYSRQFITSCPCWLEVLLNQPH; encoded by the exons ATGTTCCGTTCGCGCCGAGCCGGGCTGGTGCGGAGGCTGTGGCGGCAGCGctgtgcagcagccagccccGAGGACGGCCCCGCTGCCCTCAAGCCAGCGGTGCACGCTCTCTTCAAGAAGCTGAaggatgaggagctggagctgctggtgcaggtggTGGAGAGCCGGGGCGCCTGGGAGTCCGGCTGCGTTCTGGCACCACGGGGGGACCCACGAGGGGTCAAGCAGGGGCTCCCCCCTCAAGTCCTGCTCTGTCGTCTCTTCCGCTGGCCTGACCTCCACCAGTCCCATGAGCTCAAGCACCTCTGCTACTGTGCTGGGGGCCAGGGAGCCTGCGGGGActtggctgggctgtgctgcaacCCCCATCACTTCAGCCGCCTGGCTGTACCTG AAACCCCGCCACCCCCGTACTTGAAGGCATCCTGTGGTCCCTCCTGgccagaggagccccagctgatGGAGTTCAGCTACGACGGTGGGGACTGGTGCG ACACCAGTCTCTCATGGAGCACCATCACGGACGGCTGTTGGTGCAAACTGGCTTACTGGGAGTACCGGACGCGCGTGGGCCGCCTGTACGCCGTGCACGAGGCGTCGGTGAACGTTTTCTGCGAGCTGCCCCGGGGCAGCGGCttctgcctggcacagctgcccgcCGCCTACCGCAGCTGCGCCGTGCGACGGGCACGGGGCAAGATCGGCcgggggctgcagctgagccaggagCCGGGGGGAGTGTGGGCCTACAACCGCAGCGAGCACCCCATCTTCGTCAGCTcgcccaccctgagccccccCGGGCTGCCTGTCCTCAAGGTGCTGCCCGGCTACTCGGCAAAGGTGTTCGATTATGAGcgggcagggggcacagggggctggcagctgcctggggaggggcCCTGGGACCCCCACAGTATCCGCATCAGCTTTGCCAAGGGTTGGGGACCCTGCTACTCCCGGCAGTTCATCACCTCCTGCCCGTGCTGGCTTGAGGTCCTGCTGAACCAGCCACACTGA